A genome region from Mycobacterium florentinum includes the following:
- a CDS encoding GtrA family protein encodes MSFADATIARLPAAFQPYAQRHHEFIKFAIVGGTTFIIDSAIFYTLKLTILDTKPVTAKVIAGIVAVIASYVLNREWSFRDRGGRERHHEALLFFAFSGVGVLLSMAPLWISSYVLQLREPTVSLTVENIADFISAYIIGNLLQMAFRFWAFRRWVFPDQFARNPDKALESALTAGGIAEVFEDEVESGNVTLLRAWRNRASRNTQLGDSSEPRVSKTS; translated from the coding sequence GTGTCCTTCGCCGATGCCACAATCGCGCGCTTGCCTGCGGCCTTTCAGCCCTATGCGCAGCGCCATCATGAATTCATCAAATTTGCCATCGTCGGGGGCACCACCTTCATCATCGACTCGGCAATTTTCTACACCCTCAAGCTGACGATTCTGGACACCAAGCCGGTGACGGCCAAGGTGATCGCGGGCATCGTCGCGGTCATCGCGTCCTACGTGCTGAACCGGGAGTGGAGCTTCCGGGACCGCGGCGGCCGCGAGCGCCACCACGAGGCGCTGCTGTTCTTCGCATTCAGCGGTGTGGGCGTGCTGCTGAGCATGGCGCCGCTGTGGATTTCCAGCTACGTGCTGCAGCTGCGCGAGCCGACGGTGTCGCTGACCGTGGAGAACATCGCCGACTTCATCTCCGCCTACATCATCGGCAATCTGCTGCAGATGGCGTTTCGGTTCTGGGCGTTTCGGCGCTGGGTGTTCCCCGACCAATTCGCCCGCAATCCCGACAAGGCACTGGAATCCGCGCTCACCGCGGGCGGGATCGCCGAGGTATTCGAGGACGAAGTCGAGTCCGGCAACGTCACCCTGCTGCGCGCCTGGCGCAACCGGGCGAGCCGCAACACTCAGCTCGGTGACTCCTCGGAACCCAGGGTGTCGAAAACTTCGTGA
- a CDS encoding SulP family inorganic anion transporter — MNAPVGKPVEATESGSLLKNLRHDVPASLVVFLVALPLSLGIAIASGAPLAAGLIAAVVGGIVAGAFGGSSVQVSGPAAGLTVVVAGLIDELGFPMLCLMTVGAGALQIAFGLSRLARAALAIAPVVVHAMLAGIGITIILQQIHVLMGGSSHSSAWQNLVALPNGILHHELHEVITGGTVIAILLVWSRLPAKIRMIPAPLVAIVAATALAIAAGLDTDRISLSGNFFDALNLPHISGASPKGKPWIEEASDIIVGVLTIALIASVESLLCAVGADKLHTGPRTNFDREIIGQGTANVVSGLVGGLPITGVIVRSSANVAAGARTRMSAVLHGVWILLFASLFTDLVELIPKAALAGLLIVVGAQLIKLAHIKLAWRTGNFAVYAVTIVSVVFLNLLEGVIIGLAVAIGLLLVRVTRAPVAVRPIGGELSKQWRIDIDGTLSFLLLPRLTKALASVPQGSEVTLNLNADYIDDSVSETIGDWQRTHEARGGVVVIVETTGAKLQHAHARPPKRHFASNPIGLVPWRSQRANHGNNGDATILDRVDEYHRNGSAVLHQHIAGLGGTHDPYALFLTCADSRILPNVITASGPGDLYTVRNFGNLVPTDGDDRSVDAALEFAARQLGVRSVVICGHSSCAAMKVLLEDSDHPATSMGQWLEYAGESLDAYRDHHPARASAESVGYSEIDQLSIVNVAIQLERLIRHPILAPAVASGDIHVVGIFFDIASTRVYEVTPRGIVCPEEPVRPPA, encoded by the coding sequence ATGAATGCGCCTGTAGGCAAACCCGTGGAAGCGACCGAATCAGGGTCGCTTCTGAAGAATCTGCGCCACGACGTTCCCGCATCGCTTGTCGTCTTCCTTGTGGCCCTACCGCTTTCGCTGGGCATCGCGATCGCCTCCGGTGCGCCACTGGCCGCCGGTCTGATCGCCGCGGTAGTGGGCGGCATCGTCGCCGGCGCCTTCGGCGGGTCGTCGGTCCAGGTCAGTGGGCCGGCCGCGGGCCTCACCGTCGTGGTCGCCGGACTGATCGATGAACTGGGCTTTCCGATGTTGTGCCTGATGACGGTCGGTGCGGGCGCGCTTCAGATCGCGTTCGGCCTGAGCCGGCTGGCACGCGCCGCGCTGGCAATCGCACCGGTGGTGGTGCACGCGATGCTGGCCGGCATCGGTATCACGATCATTTTGCAACAGATCCACGTACTGATGGGCGGATCGTCACACAGTTCTGCTTGGCAGAATCTGGTGGCGTTACCCAACGGGATCCTGCATCACGAACTGCATGAAGTGATCACCGGTGGAACAGTCATCGCGATCCTGCTGGTGTGGTCAAGGCTGCCCGCCAAGATACGGATGATTCCGGCCCCGCTGGTGGCGATCGTCGCCGCGACCGCGCTGGCGATCGCGGCGGGACTGGATACCGATCGAATCTCATTGTCGGGCAACTTCTTCGATGCCCTTAACCTGCCCCATATCTCGGGAGCGTCACCGAAGGGCAAGCCGTGGATCGAAGAGGCCAGTGACATCATCGTCGGCGTCCTCACCATCGCCCTGATCGCCAGCGTCGAATCGCTGCTGTGCGCGGTCGGTGCCGACAAACTGCACACCGGCCCGCGAACGAACTTCGACAGGGAAATCATCGGGCAGGGCACCGCGAACGTGGTGTCCGGATTGGTGGGCGGCCTGCCGATCACCGGTGTCATCGTGCGCAGCTCGGCCAACGTGGCCGCCGGCGCGCGCACCCGGATGTCGGCGGTGCTGCACGGAGTGTGGATCCTGCTGTTCGCCTCGTTGTTCACCGACCTGGTGGAGCTCATCCCCAAGGCGGCGCTGGCCGGACTGCTGATCGTGGTCGGCGCCCAGCTGATCAAGCTGGCTCACATCAAACTGGCTTGGCGTACCGGCAATTTCGCGGTGTACGCGGTCACCATTGTGTCAGTGGTGTTCCTCAACCTGCTGGAAGGCGTGATCATCGGGCTCGCCGTCGCGATCGGCTTGCTCCTGGTCAGGGTGACCCGCGCACCTGTGGCGGTGCGGCCGATCGGCGGCGAGCTGTCCAAACAGTGGCGGATCGACATCGACGGCACGCTGAGCTTCTTGCTACTGCCGCGCCTGACCAAAGCGCTCGCGTCGGTGCCGCAGGGGTCCGAGGTGACACTGAACCTGAACGCGGACTACATCGATGACTCCGTATCCGAGACGATCGGAGATTGGCAACGCACTCACGAAGCACGGGGTGGAGTGGTGGTCATCGTCGAGACGACGGGCGCGAAGCTGCAGCACGCACACGCGAGGCCACCGAAGCGTCACTTCGCGTCCAATCCGATCGGACTGGTGCCGTGGCGGTCGCAGCGCGCCAATCACGGAAACAATGGTGACGCTACGATTCTCGACCGCGTCGATGAGTATCACCGCAACGGCTCGGCCGTCTTGCACCAGCACATCGCCGGGCTCGGCGGTACGCACGACCCCTATGCGCTATTCCTTACCTGCGCGGATTCCCGGATCCTGCCCAACGTCATCACCGCCAGCGGCCCCGGCGACTTGTACACCGTCCGCAACTTCGGAAACCTGGTGCCGACCGACGGGGATGACCGATCCGTCGACGCCGCACTCGAATTCGCGGCCAGGCAGCTCGGCGTGCGTTCGGTCGTCATCTGCGGGCATTCGTCGTGCGCCGCGATGAAGGTGCTGCTCGAGGACAGCGATCACCCCGCGACCTCGATGGGCCAGTGGCTGGAGTATGCCGGCGAGAGTCTGGATGCTTACCGGGATCACCATCCGGCACGCGCGAGCGCCGAATCCGTCGGCTACTCCGAGATCGACCAGCTGAGCATCGTCAACGTCGCCATTCAGCTGGAAAGGCTGATCCGCCACCCGATCCTGGCGCCCGCCGTCGCGTCCGGCGATATACACGTAGTCGGCATCTTCTTCGACATCGCGAGCACCCGGGTGTACGAGGTGACGCCGCGCGGCATCGTGTGCCCCGAGGAACCGGTGCGGCCGCCCGCCTGA
- the purE gene encoding 5-(carboxyamino)imidazole ribonucleotide mutase, translating into MAEQPRVGVIMGSDSDWSVMADAATALAEFDIPAEVRVVSAHRTPGVMFDYARGAADRGIEVIIAGAGGAAHLPGMVASATPLPVIGVPVPLARLDGIDSLLSIVQMPAGVPVATVSIGGARNAGLLAVRILGASDPALRARIVAFQDQLAESVRAKDEALQGLQGKVTGE; encoded by the coding sequence ATGGCTGAACAGCCCCGCGTCGGCGTGATCATGGGCAGCGACAGCGACTGGTCGGTGATGGCGGATGCCGCCACGGCGCTGGCCGAGTTCGATATCCCGGCGGAGGTCCGGGTGGTCTCGGCGCATCGCACCCCGGGCGTGATGTTCGACTACGCCCGCGGCGCGGCCGACCGCGGCATTGAGGTGATCATCGCGGGCGCCGGGGGTGCGGCTCACCTGCCCGGCATGGTCGCGTCCGCGACGCCGCTGCCGGTGATCGGGGTGCCGGTGCCGCTGGCGCGCCTGGACGGCATCGATTCGCTGCTGTCGATCGTGCAGATGCCCGCCGGCGTGCCGGTGGCGACGGTCTCGATCGGCGGGGCACGCAACGCCGGCCTGCTGGCGGTGCGGATTCTCGGCGCTTCCGACCCCGCCCTGCGGGCCCGCATCGTCGCATTCCAAGATCAGTTGGCCGAGAGTGTGCGGGCCAAGGATGAGGCCCTACAGGGGCTTCAGGGTAAAGTTACCGGCGAGTAG
- a CDS encoding CoA transferase, with product MPNSQPPKPLDGYRVLDFTQNIAGPLAGQIMADLGAEVIKVEAPHGEAARQIVAVLPGRPPLPTLFWPHNRGKKSVAVDLTDGEAKRHILRLVDTADVVLEGFRPGVMERMGLGPNELRSRNPKLIYARLSAYGGNGPEGSRPGVDLMVAAESGMTTGMPTPSGKPQIIPFQLVDAASGHVLAQAVLAALLNRERHGVADVVRVAMYDVAVGLQASQLTIHLNKPAGQPQPKPDAAPIAKKRKGVGFATQPSDAFKAADGYLVISAYVPKHWAKLCEIIGRPDMLEDERFIDQRSRAMNYPELTEELESALAAKPAAEWVELLQKGGLMACLAYTWKQVVSTPLFAENELALTVGSGDDEITVIRTPARYSSFDATAADPPPAPGQHNDVFLHES from the coding sequence ATGCCAAACAGCCAGCCGCCCAAGCCACTTGACGGATACCGGGTTCTCGATTTCACCCAGAACATCGCCGGGCCGCTGGCCGGTCAGATCATGGCCGACCTTGGCGCCGAGGTCATCAAGGTCGAGGCACCCCATGGCGAAGCGGCCCGTCAGATCGTCGCGGTGCTACCCGGCCGGCCACCGCTGCCCACGCTGTTTTGGCCGCACAACCGGGGCAAGAAGTCGGTGGCGGTGGATCTGACCGACGGCGAAGCCAAACGGCACATCTTACGGCTGGTCGACACCGCCGACGTCGTGCTCGAAGGATTCCGGCCCGGGGTGATGGAGCGGATGGGGTTGGGCCCCAACGAGTTACGTTCCCGCAACCCGAAGCTCATCTACGCACGCCTGTCCGCCTACGGCGGCAACGGCCCGGAAGGCAGCAGGCCGGGCGTCGACCTGATGGTCGCCGCCGAGTCGGGCATGACCACCGGAATGCCCACGCCCAGCGGCAAACCGCAGATCATTCCGTTCCAGCTTGTCGACGCCGCCAGCGGCCACGTGCTGGCCCAGGCGGTGCTGGCCGCGCTACTCAACCGCGAGCGTCACGGCGTGGCGGACGTGGTCCGGGTCGCGATGTACGACGTCGCGGTGGGGCTGCAGGCCAGCCAGCTGACCATTCACCTGAACAAGCCCGCCGGGCAGCCCCAGCCGAAACCGGACGCGGCACCAATTGCCAAGAAGCGCAAGGGCGTTGGCTTCGCGACCCAACCGTCGGATGCCTTCAAGGCTGCGGACGGGTACCTGGTGATCAGCGCGTATGTCCCCAAACACTGGGCGAAGCTGTGCGAGATCATCGGCCGACCCGACATGTTGGAAGACGAACGGTTCATCGACCAACGCTCCCGCGCCATGAATTACCCCGAGTTGACCGAGGAACTCGAGTCGGCCCTGGCCGCCAAGCCCGCCGCCGAATGGGTTGAGCTGCTGCAGAAAGGCGGCTTGATGGCCTGCCTGGCCTATACCTGGAAGCAGGTGGTCAGCACCCCGCTGTTCGCCGAAAACGAACTCGCACTAACGGTCGGCAGTGGTGACGATGAAATCACGGTGATCCGCACTCCGGCCCGCTACTCCAGCTTCGATGCGACGGCCGCCGACCCGCCACCCGCTCCGGGCCAGCACAACGACGTGTTTCTGCACGAGTCCTGA
- a CDS encoding response regulator translates to MTPAGRAIEILLVEDDPGDELITREALEHNKFQNRLHVAHDGEEGLDFLYRRGRFEGAPLPDLILLDLNLPKCDGCQLLEKVKSDADLARIPVVVLTTSSAEEDIVRSYKLHANAYVAKPVDLDQFINAVRQIDEFFLQVVRLPGV, encoded by the coding sequence ATGACACCTGCCGGCAGAGCAATCGAGATCCTGCTCGTCGAGGACGACCCGGGAGATGAACTCATCACGCGAGAGGCTTTGGAGCACAATAAGTTCCAGAATCGGCTACATGTAGCCCACGACGGCGAAGAAGGGCTCGACTTCCTGTACAGGCGCGGCCGGTTCGAGGGCGCGCCGCTGCCGGATCTCATCCTGCTTGACCTGAACCTGCCGAAGTGCGACGGTTGTCAGCTGCTGGAAAAGGTGAAGTCCGACGCCGATCTCGCGCGCATCCCGGTCGTCGTGCTCACCACGTCGTCGGCGGAGGAGGACATCGTGCGCAGCTACAAGCTGCACGCCAACGCCTACGTCGCCAAGCCGGTCGACCTCGACCAATTCATCAATGCGGTAAGGCAGATCGACGAATTCTTTCTTCAGGTCGTACGCCTTCCGGGCGTGTAG
- a CDS encoding acyl-CoA dehydrogenase, translating to MAGWAGHPDFDLFQLPEEHQELRAAIRALAEKEIAPHAADVDENARFPQEALDALNASGFNAVHVPEEFGGQGADSVAACIVIEEVARVDTSASLIPAVNKLGTMGLILRGSDELKKQVLPSIADGSAMASYALSEREAGSDAAAMRTRAKADGDDWILNGAKCWITNGGKSTWYTVMAVTDPDKGANGISSFIVHKDDEGFTVGPKERKLGIKGSPTTELYFENCRIPGDRIIGEPGTGFKTALATLDHTRPTIGAQAVGIAQGAVDAAIAYTKDRKQFGESISSFQAVQFMLADMAMKVEAARLMVYSAAARAERGESNLGFISAASKCFASDVAMDVTTDAVQLFGGAGYTIDFPVERMMRDAKITQIYEGTNQIQRVVMSRALLR from the coding sequence ATGGCTGGATGGGCCGGGCACCCCGATTTCGATCTGTTCCAATTGCCCGAGGAACACCAGGAGTTGCGCGCCGCGATTCGGGCGCTGGCGGAGAAGGAAATCGCCCCGCACGCCGCCGATGTGGACGAGAACGCGCGCTTCCCGCAGGAGGCGCTGGACGCGCTGAACGCGTCGGGCTTCAACGCCGTGCACGTGCCCGAGGAGTTCGGCGGCCAGGGCGCGGACTCCGTCGCGGCCTGCATCGTCATCGAAGAGGTCGCCCGCGTCGACACCTCGGCCTCGCTGATCCCCGCGGTGAACAAGCTCGGCACCATGGGCCTGATCCTGCGCGGCTCCGACGAACTGAAGAAGCAGGTGCTGCCGTCGATTGCCGATGGCAGCGCGATGGCGTCCTACGCCCTGAGCGAGCGCGAGGCCGGCAGTGACGCGGCCGCGATGCGCACCCGCGCCAAGGCCGACGGGGACGACTGGATTCTCAACGGCGCCAAGTGCTGGATTACCAACGGCGGCAAGTCAACCTGGTACACCGTGATGGCGGTGACCGATCCCGACAAGGGCGCCAACGGCATCTCGTCGTTCATCGTGCATAAGGACGACGAGGGATTCACCGTCGGGCCCAAGGAGCGCAAGCTCGGCATCAAGGGCTCGCCGACCACCGAGCTCTACTTCGAGAACTGCCGCATCCCGGGCGACCGGATCATCGGCGAGCCCGGTACCGGCTTCAAGACGGCGCTGGCCACCCTGGACCACACCCGTCCGACCATCGGCGCCCAGGCCGTCGGCATCGCGCAGGGCGCGGTGGACGCTGCCATCGCGTACACGAAGGACCGCAAGCAGTTCGGCGAGTCGATCAGCAGCTTCCAGGCCGTGCAGTTCATGTTGGCCGACATGGCGATGAAGGTGGAGGCGGCGCGGCTGATGGTCTACAGCGCCGCCGCGCGAGCCGAACGTGGCGAATCGAATCTGGGTTTCATCTCTGCGGCCTCGAAATGCTTTGCCTCCGATGTAGCGATGGACGTCACCACCGACGCCGTGCAGCTGTTCGGCGGCGCCGGCTACACCATCGACTTCCCCGTCGAGCGGATGATGCGCGACGCCAAGATCACCCAGATCTACGAGGGCACCAATCAAATCCAGCGCGTGGTGATGTCGCGGGCGCTGCTGCGCTGA
- a CDS encoding 5-(carboxyamino)imidazole ribonucleotide synthase: protein MMAVPSTRTPQVAMVGGGQLARMTHQAAIALGQSLRVLATSADEPAAQVTPDVVIGSHTDLEDLRRVAAGADVLTFDHEHVPTELLDKLVAEGVNVAPPPQALVYAQDKLVMRHRLESLGAAVPRYLGLDSLDRLDAVDAFAGRVDAPLVVKAARGGYDGRGVQLARDLADAREITRAYLADGVPVVLEEKVELRRELAALVARSPFGQGAAWPVVETVQADGICVQVIAPAPELSEAKAAAAQGLALRLAAELGVVGVLAVELFETTDGALLVNELAMRPHNSGHWTMDGSRTSQFEQHLRAVLDYPLGDTDAIAPVTVMANVLGAAQPPEMAVDERLHHLYARMPDARVHLYGKTERPGRKVGHINFVGDDAADLPKLRERAELAAHWLSYGQWADGWDPHG from the coding sequence ATGATGGCCGTGCCGAGTACACGCACTCCGCAGGTCGCCATGGTCGGCGGTGGTCAGCTAGCCCGAATGACGCACCAGGCCGCGATCGCGCTGGGGCAGAGTTTGCGGGTGCTGGCCACGTCTGCCGACGAACCCGCCGCCCAGGTCACACCCGATGTGGTGATCGGCTCGCATACCGATCTGGAAGATCTGCGCCGGGTCGCCGCCGGTGCCGACGTGCTGACTTTCGATCACGAGCACGTGCCGACGGAGCTGCTGGACAAGCTCGTCGCCGAGGGTGTCAACGTGGCGCCGCCGCCGCAGGCCCTGGTGTACGCCCAGGACAAGCTCGTGATGCGCCACCGGCTGGAGTCGCTCGGCGCCGCGGTGCCGCGTTATCTCGGCCTGGATTCGCTCGACCGCCTCGATGCGGTGGATGCCTTCGCCGGCCGCGTCGATGCTCCGCTGGTGGTCAAGGCGGCCCGCGGCGGGTACGACGGCCGGGGCGTGCAGCTCGCGCGCGACCTGGCGGATGCCCGCGAGATCACCCGCGCCTATCTGGCCGACGGCGTGCCGGTGGTGCTGGAAGAAAAGGTGGAACTGCGCCGCGAATTAGCCGCGCTGGTGGCCCGCTCGCCGTTCGGTCAGGGCGCGGCGTGGCCGGTGGTGGAAACGGTGCAGGCCGACGGGATCTGCGTGCAGGTGATCGCGCCCGCGCCGGAGCTGTCCGAGGCCAAGGCCGCCGCGGCGCAGGGCCTGGCGCTGCGCCTGGCCGCCGAGCTGGGGGTCGTCGGCGTGCTTGCCGTCGAGCTGTTCGAGACCACCGACGGCGCACTGCTGGTCAACGAGCTCGCGATGCGGCCGCATAATTCCGGGCACTGGACGATGGACGGGTCGCGCACCAGCCAGTTTGAACAGCATCTGCGGGCGGTGCTCGACTACCCGCTCGGCGACACCGATGCCATCGCGCCGGTGACCGTGATGGCCAACGTGCTGGGCGCCGCGCAGCCGCCGGAGATGGCCGTCGACGAACGGCTGCACCACCTGTATGCGCGGATGCCCGACGCCCGGGTGCACCTCTACGGCAAGACCGAGCGGCCGGGCCGCAAGGTCGGGCATATCAATTTCGTGGGCGACGACGCCGCGGACTTGCCGAAGCTGCGTGAACGCGCCGAGCTGGCGGCACACTGGTTGTCATACGGGCAGTGGGCGGACGGATGGGATCCACATGGCTGA
- a CDS encoding sensor histidine kinase → MISDTHPRAQLTVRGWLFVVLFSMGVLVLAGAVVGAVLLNRTDTVARGLSEQVEPARRSAIQLQAALRDQETGVRGYAIAADRQFLTPYYDGQHAEHAAAEEMRRLLGGRVDLINDLDAIERAAANWRASSAEPLIASVTPNAPNLVNSRVADRGKAEFDHLRELFDTQNTDFAAVSAQANDELKDITAWRDRVLGAVVLVFFGLAIALGLLTRRAITLPLASLAASCRRITEGNFTETITPPRRPKDIHDMAIDVENMRQRIVSALDVSRAAGARLDEQAIELKRSNAELEQFAYVASHDLQEPLRKVASFCQLLEKRYGDQLDERGIEYIGYAVDGAKRMQVLINDLLTFSRVGRVGSKQTELDLDSTLDAAVANLAVAIEESNTEIVRPGRPLPRIVGDPTLLTMLWQNLIGNAIKFRHVDRSPRIVIDCELRPDTHEWLLTVSDNGIGIAEEFTEKVFVIFQRLHGRGVYPGTGVGLALVKKIIEYHDGAVRIDTSYTDGTRFEFTLPVAANVRHPAALEGARQ, encoded by the coding sequence ATGATCAGCGACACGCACCCGCGGGCCCAGCTCACCGTCCGGGGATGGCTCTTTGTGGTGTTGTTCAGCATGGGTGTACTGGTGCTCGCCGGCGCGGTGGTGGGCGCGGTGTTGCTCAATCGCACCGACACCGTGGCGCGCGGTCTGAGCGAACAGGTTGAGCCGGCGCGCCGCTCCGCCATCCAGCTGCAGGCGGCATTGCGCGACCAGGAAACCGGAGTGCGCGGCTATGCGATCGCCGCGGATCGTCAGTTCCTCACACCGTATTACGACGGGCAGCACGCCGAACACGCAGCGGCCGAGGAGATGCGGCGGTTGCTCGGTGGGCGCGTGGACCTGATCAACGACCTGGACGCGATCGAGAGGGCCGCCGCCAACTGGCGGGCCAGCTCGGCCGAGCCGCTGATCGCGAGCGTGACGCCGAACGCCCCCAACCTGGTGAACAGCAGGGTCGCGGATCGCGGCAAGGCCGAATTCGACCATTTGCGTGAGCTTTTCGATACGCAGAACACGGATTTCGCCGCGGTGTCCGCACAGGCCAACGACGAGCTGAAAGACATCACGGCCTGGCGCGATCGCGTGCTGGGCGCGGTGGTACTGGTGTTCTTCGGTCTCGCCATCGCGCTGGGGCTGCTGACCCGGAGGGCCATCACCCTTCCGCTCGCATCGCTGGCCGCGTCATGCCGGCGGATCACCGAGGGCAACTTCACCGAAACCATCACGCCCCCCCGGCGGCCCAAGGACATCCACGACATGGCGATCGACGTCGAGAACATGCGGCAGCGGATCGTTTCGGCGCTCGATGTCTCCCGGGCGGCCGGGGCGCGATTAGACGAGCAGGCAATCGAATTGAAGCGTTCCAACGCCGAGCTCGAGCAGTTCGCCTACGTCGCTTCACACGACCTGCAGGAGCCGCTGCGCAAGGTCGCTTCGTTCTGCCAACTGCTCGAAAAACGTTACGGCGACCAGCTCGACGAGCGGGGGATCGAATACATCGGTTACGCGGTCGACGGCGCCAAGCGCATGCAGGTGCTGATCAATGACCTGCTCACGTTCTCGCGAGTCGGCCGGGTGGGCAGCAAGCAAACCGAGCTCGACCTGGACTCGACACTGGATGCGGCCGTGGCCAACCTCGCCGTCGCCATCGAGGAATCAAACACCGAGATCGTGCGCCCGGGCCGGCCGTTGCCACGGATTGTCGGCGACCCGACACTGTTGACGATGTTGTGGCAGAACCTGATTGGCAACGCGATCAAGTTCCGGCACGTCGATCGCTCGCCCCGGATCGTAATCGACTGCGAATTGCGACCCGATACTCACGAATGGCTGCTGACCGTGTCGGACAACGGCATTGGCATCGCCGAGGAGTTCACCGAAAAGGTATTCGTGATCTTCCAGCGGCTGCACGGCCGCGGCGTATACCCCGGAACCGGCGTCGGTCTGGCGCTGGTGAAAAAGATCATCGAATACCACGACGGCGCGGTCCGGATCGACACGTCGTATACCGACGGAACGAGATTCGAGTTCACCCTGCCCGTTGCAGCGAACGTAAGACACCCAGCCGCCCTGGAAGGAGCGCGCCAATGA
- a CDS encoding PH domain-containing protein translates to MSYPDNALAAGEQVVIHRHPHWKRLIWPVVIFILVTGLAAFGSGYVNSTHWEQMAKNIVHGVIWGIWLVIVGWLTLWPFLTWLTTHFVVTNRRVMYRHGLLTRSGIDIPLARINSVEFRDKIWERPFRTGTLIIESASQDPLEFYNIPRLREVHALLYHEVFDTLGSEESPS, encoded by the coding sequence ATGAGCTATCCCGATAACGCCCTGGCCGCCGGCGAACAGGTCGTCATCCATCGTCATCCGCACTGGAAGCGATTGATCTGGCCGGTCGTGATTTTCATTCTGGTGACCGGACTGGCTGCCTTCGGGTCCGGCTACGTCAACTCCACGCACTGGGAGCAGATGGCCAAGAACATCGTCCACGGCGTGATCTGGGGGATCTGGCTGGTGATCGTCGGCTGGCTGACGCTGTGGCCGTTCTTGACTTGGCTCACCACACATTTCGTCGTCACCAACCGCCGCGTGATGTATCGGCACGGATTGCTGACCCGCAGCGGCATCGATATCCCGTTGGCACGGATCAACAGCGTGGAATTCCGGGACAAGATTTGGGAGCGTCCGTTTCGCACCGGGACACTGATTATCGAGTCGGCGTCACAAGATCCGTTGGAGTTCTACAACATTCCGCGGCTGCGCGAGGTACACGCGCTGCTGTATCACGAAGTTTTCGACACCCTGGGTTCCGAGGAGTCACCGAGCTGA
- a CDS encoding PP2C family protein-serine/threonine phosphatase, with amino-acid sequence MLSPVTPAANWQTLSLLLVEDDRADAIVVEDLISSAVDHIRVTWAQSIAHAERELATARPDCVLLDLHLPDASGIEALDRIAKRDATVPIVVLTGLNDEFFGASAVAAGAQDYLVKGRVEPDMLRRALLYAIERKRVEIIAADLNASQLRARENALLERGLLPSPLLLGNPGVEIVARYRPSRVDALLCGDFYDVVQTPDRVVHVLIGDVAGHGPHEAALGAALRIAWRALTFAGVRAAELMHQLERVLQAERTGSGIFATVLSLEIAPDTPRVTAIRAGHPGMLRQSATTVEWIEPPGGPALGLRADDWPQSELDLPVGQGLLLLTDGLFEGYSGTGNERLGEDGLLALARTHNGLPGAAFVDALIDGAGELAEPRGGLTDDIAVVRVERTAK; translated from the coding sequence ATGCTTAGCCCAGTCACCCCGGCCGCGAACTGGCAGACGTTGTCGTTGCTCCTGGTCGAAGACGACCGCGCCGACGCGATAGTGGTCGAAGACCTGATCTCCAGCGCGGTCGACCACATTCGCGTGACGTGGGCACAGTCGATAGCCCACGCCGAGCGCGAGCTGGCAACCGCGCGGCCCGACTGCGTGCTGCTGGATCTGCACCTGCCCGACGCCAGCGGCATCGAGGCCCTGGACCGCATCGCCAAACGTGACGCGACGGTGCCGATCGTGGTGCTGACCGGTTTGAACGACGAATTCTTCGGCGCGTCGGCGGTTGCGGCCGGTGCGCAGGACTATCTGGTCAAGGGCCGGGTCGAACCCGACATGCTGCGCCGGGCGCTGCTCTATGCGATCGAGCGCAAGCGGGTCGAGATCATCGCCGCGGATCTTAACGCCAGTCAACTTCGCGCCCGCGAGAACGCCCTGCTGGAACGCGGCCTGCTGCCGTCGCCGTTGCTGTTGGGCAATCCGGGTGTCGAGATCGTCGCCCGGTACCGGCCGAGTCGCGTGGACGCGCTGCTGTGCGGTGACTTCTACGACGTCGTGCAGACGCCGGACCGGGTCGTGCACGTTCTGATCGGCGATGTCGCCGGGCACGGGCCACACGAGGCGGCGCTGGGCGCCGCGTTGCGGATCGCCTGGCGCGCACTCACATTCGCCGGCGTGCGCGCCGCCGAACTGATGCATCAGCTCGAGCGGGTGCTGCAGGCCGAACGCACGGGCAGCGGGATCTTCGCGACGGTCCTATCGCTCGAGATTGCGCCCGACACTCCGCGGGTCACGGCGATTCGGGCCGGTCATCCGGGTATGTTGCGCCAAAGCGCCACAACGGTGGAATGGATCGAACCGCCGGGCGGGCCGGCGCTGGGATTGCGCGCCGACGACTGGCCGCAGTCCGAGTTGGACTTGCCGGTGGGGCAGGGGCTGCTGCTGCTCACCGACGGCCTCTTCGAGGGGTATTCGGGGACCGGCAACGAGCGACTTGGGGAGGATGGCTTGCTCGCACTGGCGCGTACTCACAACGGCCTGCCCGGTGCGGCATTCGTCGACGCGCTCATCGACGGTGCCGGAGAACTCGCCGAGCCACGCGGCGGCCTTACCGATGACATCGCCGTCGTGCGCGTCGAGCGGACGGCGAAATGA